The following proteins are encoded in a genomic region of Helicobacter jaachi:
- a CDS encoding S41 family peptidase, whose amino-acid sequence MMNKSRVLLAGIIISLVASSVVFVGLSADETQKSKPKVQEVNKLESLKKLRRIMGLIEENYVDELSFDEITDKAIDGLLSNLDAHSNFLNKKKFDDLRANTDGEFGGIGITVGLKDGALTVIAPVEDTPADKAGLKSGDVILKINDKTTLDMSIDDAVNLMRGAPHTKVDLAIVRSGEPKPLSFSIVRDIIKIDSVKVRKISNSDFVYVRVTSFDKNVTRNVLSELKQIDKIKGIVLDLRNNPGGVLDQAVDLSRLFIKSGVIVSQKGRTKNDNIEYKAKSAPYADVPVVVLINGGSASASEIVAGALQDTKRGVLVGEQTFGKGSVQTVMQIDKDEAIKLTTAKYYLPSGRTIQAVGIMPDIVVYPGSAPENENNFSIKESDLKRHLQSELSKVQSNKAEAQNEDKKLLTEEMIYKDIQLKSAIDVLKAWGVIASTQSK is encoded by the coding sequence ATGATGAATAAATCGCGTGTCCTCTTGGCGGGCATTATTATTTCTTTGGTGGCAAGTTCAGTTGTGTTTGTGGGGCTATCGGCTGATGAGACACAAAAGAGCAAGCCAAAAGTGCAAGAGGTAAATAAGCTAGAATCCTTAAAAAAACTTCGTCGTATTATGGGGCTTATAGAGGAAAATTATGTTGATGAATTAAGCTTTGATGAGATTACAGATAAGGCTATCGATGGGCTTTTGAGCAATCTTGATGCGCATTCAAATTTTTTAAACAAAAAGAAATTTGATGACTTGCGCGCTAATACTGATGGTGAGTTTGGTGGGATTGGCATTACTGTGGGGTTAAAAGATGGTGCATTGACCGTAATTGCGCCTGTGGAGGATACGCCAGCAGATAAGGCAGGGCTAAAAAGTGGCGATGTGATTTTAAAAATTAATGACAAAACCACGCTTGATATGAGTATTGATGATGCGGTAAATCTTATGCGTGGCGCGCCGCATACAAAGGTGGATTTAGCCATTGTGCGCAGTGGCGAGCCAAAGCCTCTAAGTTTTAGCATTGTGCGTGATATTATTAAGATAGATTCTGTAAAGGTGCGTAAAATTAGCAATAGTGATTTTGTGTATGTGCGCGTAACTTCTTTTGATAAAAATGTAACGCGCAATGTGCTTAGTGAATTGAAGCAAATTGATAAAATAAAAGGCATTGTGCTAGATTTGCGCAATAACCCAGGCGGTGTGCTTGACCAAGCAGTTGATTTAAGCAGGCTATTTATTAAAAGTGGCGTGATTGTCTCACAAAAGGGGCGCACGAAAAATGATAATATCGAATATAAGGCAAAATCCGCCCCTTATGCTGATGTGCCAGTGGTGGTGCTTATAAATGGTGGAAGTGCGAGTGCGAGCGAGATTGTAGCGGGTGCATTGCAAGATACAAAGCGTGGCGTGCTTGTAGGTGAGCAGACATTTGGTAAAGGCAGCGTGCAAACGGTTATGCAAATTGATAAAGATGAGGCAATTAAGCTTACTACTGCAAAGTATTATCTCCCAAGTGGCAGGACAATCCAAGCTGTGGGCATTATGCCTGATATTGTTGTGTATCCGGGCAGTGCGCCAGAGAATGAAAATAACTTTAGCATTAAAGAATCTGATTTGAAGCGGCATTTGCAAAGCGAGTTAAGCAAGGTGCAATCAAACAAAGCAGAAGCACAAAATGAGGATAAAAAGCTGCTCACAGAAGAGATGATTTATAAAGATATTCAGCTTAAGAGCGCTATTGATGTGCTAAAAGCATGGGGTGTGATAGCCTCTACTCAAAGCAAGTAA
- the purS gene encoding phosphoribosylformylglycinamidine synthase subunit PurS, which translates to MRVKVLISLKSGVLDPQAKAIYHALSAHGFESLKSVKMSKEIILDLDETSEQVAHKKVQEMCEALLANVVIEDYYIEICR; encoded by the coding sequence ATGAGAGTAAAAGTGCTTATTTCGCTTAAAAGTGGCGTGTTAGACCCGCAAGCTAAAGCTATCTATCACGCTCTAAGCGCGCATGGTTTTGAGAGTTTAAAAAGTGTAAAAATGTCAAAAGAAATTATTCTAGATTTAGATGAGACAAGCGAGCAAGTTGCGCACAAAAAAGTGCAGGAGATGTGTGAGGCATTACTAGCAAATGTAGTGATTGAAGATTATTATATTGAGATTTGTAGATGA
- the purC gene encoding phosphoribosylaminoimidazolesuccinocarboxamide synthase has protein sequence MDKQEMLYEGKGKRLFSTNEPHYVIAEFKDDLTAFNAQKKGAESGKGALNCQISTLLFMLLEKEGIATHFVKKLNDRAMLCKKVSIIPIEVVVRNIATGSLTKRLGITEGKVLPFSLVELYYKDDALGDPLINDEHCLILDIAQLNELEVLKTQALRVNEILRVFFDKVDLKLVDFKLEFGRDGEGEIILADEISPDSCRLWDKNTNQKLDKDRFRQDLGDVKRAYEEVLHRIIESK, from the coding sequence ATGGATAAGCAAGAAATGCTCTATGAGGGCAAAGGCAAGCGGTTATTTTCTACAAATGAGCCACATTATGTGATTGCGGAGTTTAAAGATGATTTGACTGCTTTTAATGCGCAGAAAAAAGGCGCAGAAAGCGGTAAAGGCGCGCTTAACTGCCAAATTAGCACATTGCTTTTTATGCTCCTAGAAAAAGAGGGCATAGCTACGCATTTTGTAAAAAAACTCAATGATAGGGCTATGCTGTGTAAAAAGGTGAGCATTATTCCCATTGAAGTGGTCGTGCGAAATATCGCTACAGGCTCGCTTACAAAGCGTTTAGGCATAACGGAGGGTAAGGTTTTGCCCTTTAGCCTTGTGGAGCTGTATTATAAAGATGATGCACTGGGCGACCCACTTATTAATGATGAGCATTGTTTGATTTTGGATATTGCGCAACTTAATGAATTAGAAGTGCTTAAAACGCAGGCTTTAAGAGTGAATGAGATTCTAAGAGTATTTTTTGACAAGGTGGATTTGAAGCTTGTGGATTTTAAACTTGAGTTTGGACGTGATGGGGAAGGAGAGATTATTTTAGCCGATGAGATTAGCCCTGATAGCTGCCGTTTGTGGGATAAAAACACCAATCAAAAGCTTGATAAAGATAGATTTAGACAGGATTTAGGCGATGTGAAAAGGGCATATGAGGAAGTGCTACACCGCATTATAGAATCTAAATAA